A genomic stretch from Bordetella sp. N includes:
- a CDS encoding Zn-dependent hydrolase: MSPDPDIKLAEHLFTALRDASTDGKGVTRDAYGQGEQTAHTIISNCAKELGLLVNIDGSGNLYLTLPGKDRSRPMRMTGSHLDSVPVGGNFDGAAGVIAGLAVLAGWRAAGYVPAVDVTVMGIRAEESTWFPYSYLGSKAAFGLVDNTVLDLRRADTGRTLRDHMVDLGLDPGRFGRPALNAEGIDRFIELHIEQGPKLVNAKVPVGIVTGIRGSFRYRDMRWLGKYAHSGAVDRRDRSDAVRAAAVWMAGIDAEWEALDEAGEDLVVTVGKLATNPTEHAFSKVAGELDCCIDVRSISEEVLDRYDQILRAKASTVCQRTATKVEFGQKTGSRPALMHPGLVGLLGAYASTRGINAMDMPSGAGHDAAVFANLGVKTAMIFVRNEHGSHNPDEAMALDDFALAARLLADGLADDR; the protein is encoded by the coding sequence ATGAGTCCGGATCCCGACATCAAACTGGCCGAGCATCTGTTCACCGCGCTGCGAGATGCGAGCACCGACGGGAAAGGCGTCACGCGTGACGCCTACGGGCAGGGAGAGCAGACGGCCCACACCATCATATCGAATTGTGCGAAGGAGCTTGGGCTACTTGTCAATATCGATGGGAGCGGGAATCTCTATCTGACGCTGCCGGGAAAGGACCGAAGCCGTCCAATGCGAATGACGGGATCTCATCTGGATTCGGTGCCGGTTGGGGGCAACTTCGATGGCGCCGCCGGCGTCATCGCCGGCTTGGCGGTGCTTGCCGGTTGGCGCGCGGCGGGCTATGTCCCGGCCGTTGACGTTACCGTAATGGGAATACGGGCCGAGGAAAGCACCTGGTTTCCGTACTCCTACTTAGGCAGCAAAGCGGCGTTCGGCCTGGTCGATAATACGGTGCTCGACCTGCGGCGCGCCGATACCGGCAGAACCTTGCGGGACCATATGGTGGACCTTGGTCTGGATCCGGGCCGATTTGGGCGGCCGGCGCTGAATGCGGAGGGGATAGACCGATTCATTGAACTCCACATCGAACAAGGCCCGAAGCTCGTCAACGCCAAGGTCCCGGTAGGCATCGTCACCGGTATTCGCGGCAGCTTCCGGTATCGGGATATGCGTTGGCTGGGCAAATATGCCCATTCCGGTGCGGTCGACCGGAGGGATAGAAGCGATGCGGTTCGCGCGGCCGCGGTGTGGATGGCCGGGATCGATGCGGAATGGGAAGCGCTGGACGAGGCCGGCGAAGACCTTGTAGTCACGGTCGGCAAACTGGCGACCAATCCGACGGAGCACGCATTCAGCAAGGTGGCCGGCGAGCTGGATTGTTGTATCGACGTAAGAAGCATCAGTGAGGAAGTCCTGGACCGGTATGACCAGATTCTCCGGGCCAAGGCGAGCACTGTCTGTCAGCGGACCGCCACGAAGGTGGAGTTCGGGCAGAAGACGGGGTCCCGGCCGGCGCTGATGCATCCTGGTTTGGTGGGGCTGCTTGGCGCCTATGCGAGCACCCGGGGCATCAATGCGATGGACATGCCCAGCGGGGCGGGCCACGACGCCGCCGTGTTCGCCAACCTGGGTGTCAAGACGGCGATGATTTTTGTAAGAAACGAGCATGGCTCGCACAATCCTGATGAGGCCATGGCGCTGGATGATTTCGCGCTTGCCGCGCGGCTGCTGGCCGATGGATTGGCGGATGATCGTTAA
- a CDS encoding aspartate/glutamate racemase family protein yields MSDHTLMKTTARYRPYGWRAKIGLIVPSTNTINEPEFYRMAPEGVTVHSGRAINAGPATQENYDRMARGVIEAAELIKTAEVDVVAYGCTSGSIVCSLDELCDGMSERVGAPAIATAGAVVAALRALGVKRVAVGTPYIEFVNTREREFLEQYGFEVVSIDGLDLGHTQEERRDIGRVPPQVAYQLARDIDRPEADAIFLSCTNLATIDMIQRIEDELGKPVVTSNQATLWGCLRLLGLPDAIQGYGKLLSEQLAPITRASYSLG; encoded by the coding sequence ATGTCCGACCACACTTTGATGAAAACCACCGCGCGTTATCGCCCTTATGGCTGGCGCGCCAAGATAGGCCTGATCGTTCCGTCGACCAATACGATCAATGAGCCGGAGTTTTACAGGATGGCCCCAGAAGGCGTGACCGTACACTCGGGTCGTGCCATCAATGCGGGACCGGCAACCCAGGAGAACTACGATCGCATGGCGCGAGGTGTGATCGAGGCCGCGGAGTTGATCAAGACCGCGGAAGTCGACGTCGTGGCCTACGGCTGCACCTCGGGGTCCATCGTCTGCTCGCTCGATGAATTGTGCGACGGCATGAGCGAGCGGGTCGGTGCACCCGCGATTGCGACGGCGGGCGCCGTGGTGGCGGCTTTACGTGCCCTCGGGGTCAAACGCGTGGCCGTCGGCACCCCGTATATTGAATTCGTGAACACCCGCGAGCGGGAATTCCTGGAGCAATATGGCTTCGAGGTGGTCTCCATAGACGGGCTGGATCTGGGCCATACCCAGGAGGAACGACGGGATATCGGCCGCGTGCCTCCGCAGGTGGCCTATCAACTGGCACGCGACATCGATCGCCCGGAAGCAGACGCGATCTTTCTGTCGTGCACCAATCTTGCCACCATCGACATGATCCAGCGGATCGAGGATGAGCTTGGGAAACCCGTGGTGACGAGTAATCAGGCCACGCTTTGGGGCTGCTTACGCCTTCTGGGTCTGCCCGATGCCATCCAGGGGTATGGCAAGCTGCTTAGCGAGCAGCTGGCGCCCATTACTCGCGCAAGCTACTCGCTTGGATAG
- a CDS encoding hydantoinase/oxoprolinase family protein has translation MGNFWIGIDTGGTFTDLVLRDAESDRCVYHKVPTQTKDPAKGILDGVRELLHISSVRANDVDFVVLGTTLATNAVLEGKWARTGLITSAGFGDLLDIARQRRPHYFDLDVPKPIPPSLRDDRIEVPERVQYDGAPITGLDEKAVRDAVATLRERGVGAIAICFLHSYANPEHERRALQIARETWPNAYVCTSEDVLPEMREYERFVTATVNASLMPVMDRYLEQFEHGVRDMGVKRPARVMQSNGGAVTAATVRRLPINTFFSGPAGGVMATVAVGRDVGKKGLVAFDMGGTSTDVCLVKDLNPSMKSERQMGGLPVRAPTFDIHTIGAGGGSLAWIDAGGMLKVGPQSASAYPGPAAYGRGGDKPTVTDANVLLGRLSPVSLLDGRMKVYPDNAAGAIRTTLCESLDMSIEDAAIGILKIATVHMTGAVRVISVEQGEDPRDYALVAFGGAGPLHAAEVALAAGMKDVIVPPRPGLLSAQGLLQSDQRGDFSMTCLVPAEAASIDRVNTAFRDLNERIAAWVKDESSDIALSVKHTWRIGLRYLGQSSELTLEIEAAHIDAAILNGLRAAFHQKHEDLLGYQLASHDVQVVNVRGSVIIETTKPSTIKIQEGGDLASAKDGERRVWFASTGFVDTPIFKRGALSAGTRFDGPAVIEQMDTTTVVPPGAHVLVDEYGYLHLDLADILAAQGVQA, from the coding sequence ATGGGAAATTTTTGGATAGGCATCGATACCGGGGGCACCTTCACCGATTTGGTTCTCCGTGATGCAGAGAGCGATCGCTGCGTCTATCACAAGGTACCGACGCAGACCAAAGACCCCGCCAAGGGGATTCTGGACGGAGTGCGGGAGCTGTTGCATATCTCTTCCGTCAGAGCGAATGACGTGGACTTCGTGGTGCTCGGGACGACATTGGCGACGAACGCCGTACTGGAAGGCAAATGGGCCCGCACGGGCCTGATTACCAGCGCGGGTTTCGGTGACCTCCTGGATATCGCGCGTCAGCGGCGCCCCCACTATTTCGATCTGGATGTTCCCAAACCGATTCCACCCTCGCTTCGGGACGACAGGATTGAAGTGCCCGAACGCGTTCAATACGACGGCGCCCCCATCACAGGTCTGGACGAAAAGGCGGTTCGGGATGCGGTGGCCACGCTGCGCGAGCGCGGTGTCGGCGCCATCGCCATATGCTTCCTCCATTCCTACGCGAATCCCGAGCATGAACGCAGGGCTTTGCAAATTGCTCGCGAGACCTGGCCGAATGCCTATGTCTGCACCTCCGAAGATGTCTTGCCGGAAATGCGCGAGTACGAGCGTTTTGTCACGGCGACGGTAAATGCAAGCCTGATGCCGGTCATGGATCGGTACCTTGAGCAGTTCGAGCACGGTGTCCGTGACATGGGCGTCAAGCGACCGGCGCGTGTCATGCAATCAAATGGCGGCGCGGTCACCGCAGCGACGGTGCGCCGCTTACCCATCAATACCTTTTTTTCCGGTCCCGCCGGCGGGGTGATGGCTACTGTAGCCGTCGGCAGGGATGTCGGCAAAAAAGGCCTGGTGGCATTCGACATGGGTGGCACCAGTACCGACGTGTGCCTGGTCAAAGATCTGAATCCCTCGATGAAAAGCGAACGCCAGATGGGCGGCCTGCCCGTCCGGGCGCCGACCTTCGACATTCACACCATCGGCGCCGGCGGCGGCAGCCTGGCATGGATCGACGCAGGAGGAATGCTCAAGGTGGGCCCTCAGAGCGCGAGTGCCTATCCCGGTCCTGCCGCGTATGGCCGCGGCGGCGACAAGCCGACCGTCACCGATGCCAACGTGCTGCTCGGCCGCTTAAGTCCCGTCTCGCTGTTGGACGGCCGCATGAAAGTCTATCCGGACAACGCTGCAGGCGCGATCCGGACGACACTCTGCGAAAGCCTGGATATGAGCATCGAGGATGCGGCGATCGGAATTCTGAAGATTGCCACGGTGCACATGACGGGTGCGGTTCGAGTCATATCCGTCGAACAGGGTGAAGATCCCAGAGACTACGCGCTGGTCGCGTTCGGCGGCGCCGGTCCGCTGCACGCGGCTGAAGTCGCCCTCGCCGCCGGCATGAAAGATGTCATCGTGCCGCCGCGTCCGGGCTTGCTGTCGGCCCAGGGGCTATTGCAATCCGACCAACGTGGCGACTTCAGCATGACCTGCCTGGTGCCGGCGGAGGCCGCCTCCATCGATCGCGTCAACACGGCCTTCCGCGATCTCAACGAACGCATAGCCGCATGGGTAAAGGACGAGAGCAGCGACATCGCGCTCAGCGTCAAACATACCTGGAGGATAGGCCTGCGGTATCTCGGACAGAGCTCCGAGCTGACCTTGGAGATCGAGGCAGCCCACATTGACGCGGCTATCTTGAACGGACTGCGTGCTGCATTTCATCAAAAGCACGAGGATCTATTGGGCTATCAATTGGCCTCCCATGACGTCCAGGTGGTCAACGTGCGAGGTTCAGTCATTATCGAAACGACCAAGCCGTCGACCATCAAGATACAAGAAGGCGGTGATCTGGCGTCCGCGAAAGACGGCGAGCGCCGGGTATGGTTCGCAAGCACGGGATTTGTGGACACCCCGATTTTCAAGCGCGGCGCCCTTTCCGCCGGCACGCGCTTTGACGGCCCCGCCGTCATTGAACAGATGGACACCACGACGGTCGTGCCCCCCGGCGCGCATGTGCTGGTGGATGAGTACGGTTATCTGCACCTCGATTTGGCCGACATTTTGGCAGCGCAAGGAGTTCAAGCATGA
- a CDS encoding HpcH/HpaI aldolase/citrate lyase family protein has product MSRQNPLMQLWGQGKPVFGTWATMVRHPRFMKLLAVTGLDFVLIEMEHSDFSISEVATMCLVAREAGLVPIVRPAGSDSHDYTRPLDAGAMGLLLPNIETPQQLEQILQYTKYGPRGQRILNMRGPHTDYIKLTSPLEQVAELNANTATIAMMETKVGLDNLETICQVAGLDAIMIGPDDLTQDLGIPGDMNHPRYQEAVEHVIGTCAKHNIPWGFSCQDLTSAERWIARGIGWMPFSNDVNSLFNTFNQAATGLKRLAAR; this is encoded by the coding sequence ATGAGCAGGCAGAATCCGCTGATGCAACTCTGGGGGCAGGGCAAGCCGGTCTTCGGCACCTGGGCGACGATGGTGCGCCACCCGCGGTTCATGAAACTTCTTGCGGTGACGGGACTGGATTTTGTCCTGATCGAAATGGAACATAGCGACTTTTCCATCAGCGAGGTCGCGACGATGTGCCTCGTGGCACGAGAGGCCGGTCTGGTACCTATCGTCCGCCCCGCAGGCTCCGACTCGCACGACTACACCCGTCCTCTGGATGCCGGCGCGATGGGCTTGCTGCTGCCGAATATCGAGACGCCCCAGCAGTTGGAGCAGATTCTCCAATACACCAAATACGGCCCGCGTGGGCAACGCATCCTGAATATGCGCGGTCCCCACACGGACTACATCAAGCTGACGTCGCCGCTGGAGCAAGTGGCGGAACTCAACGCCAATACGGCGACGATCGCGATGATGGAAACGAAAGTCGGGCTGGATAATCTGGAAACGATATGCCAGGTCGCCGGTCTGGACGCCATCATGATCGGCCCCGATGATCTGACGCAGGATCTTGGCATCCCCGGTGATATGAATCACCCGCGTTACCAGGAAGCGGTCGAGCATGTCATCGGCACATGCGCGAAGCACAACATTCCCTGGGGCTTCAGTTGTCAGGACCTGACGTCCGCTGAGCGCTGGATCGCGCGGGGCATCGGCTGGATGCCGTTCAGTAATGACGTCAACAGCCTCTTCAACACTTTCAACCAGGCTGCCACAGGTTTGAAGCGCCTGGCGGCACGATAG
- a CDS encoding tripartite tricarboxylate transporter substrate binding protein, giving the protein MMASTSPDEGSTHVRKRRRTLQLAVASALLGSLPLAARAQREVYPERPMTLIVPFTAAGGTDLTARIFARVLEKYAKQSVMVLNRAGAGGEIGMAQVSRSAPDGYTLGLLNTPNVVSIPIEREAQFQLASFDPLASLVDDPATLSVHGDSPVRSLQDLVALARQRPDELHYGTAGVGSAGHLSLLLLQQKTGIRLRHVPYKGTADVRTALLGRQLDVAAVNLSEALAFGEGVPWRTLGVMSQARSPFVPTLPTFTEAGYPILWGSLRGIGVPKGLPPECRAKLSAMVIDAAKDSRFIGDTKVAKQEVRLLAGDEYVKELLRQRDQLQALWNTSPWQV; this is encoded by the coding sequence ATGATGGCATCCACTTCGCCAGACGAAGGGAGTACGCACGTCCGCAAGCGACGGCGGACATTGCAGCTTGCAGTCGCGTCCGCGTTATTGGGTTCCTTGCCGCTGGCGGCGCGGGCGCAGCGCGAGGTCTATCCCGAGCGGCCGATGACGCTCATCGTCCCGTTCACCGCCGCTGGCGGGACCGACCTGACGGCCAGGATTTTTGCCAGGGTGCTGGAAAAGTACGCAAAGCAGTCTGTCATGGTGTTGAACCGTGCTGGGGCTGGCGGCGAAATCGGCATGGCGCAGGTTTCTCGATCCGCGCCGGATGGCTACACCTTGGGGCTGCTCAATACCCCGAATGTGGTGAGCATCCCTATCGAGCGGGAAGCGCAGTTTCAACTGGCCAGCTTCGATCCGCTGGCGAGTCTGGTGGACGACCCGGCAACGCTGAGTGTCCATGGCGATTCGCCGGTCAGATCTCTCCAGGATCTGGTCGCACTGGCGCGGCAGCGACCGGACGAACTGCATTACGGCACGGCGGGCGTCGGGTCCGCCGGCCACCTGTCCCTGCTGCTGCTACAGCAAAAAACAGGTATTCGGCTTCGTCATGTCCCCTACAAAGGCACCGCAGATGTCAGGACCGCGCTGCTCGGACGGCAACTCGATGTGGCCGCCGTCAATCTCAGCGAAGCGCTGGCGTTTGGGGAAGGGGTGCCGTGGCGCACGCTTGGCGTCATGAGCCAGGCCCGCTCCCCCTTCGTGCCCACGCTGCCGACTTTCACTGAAGCGGGGTACCCGATCCTGTGGGGCTCGCTTCGTGGCATAGGCGTTCCGAAGGGACTGCCGCCTGAATGCCGCGCGAAATTGAGCGCAATGGTCATAGACGCGGCGAAGGATTCCCGGTTTATCGGCGATACCAAAGTGGCGAAGCAAGAAGTCAGATTGCTGGCCGGAGACGAGTACGTAAAGGAGCTATTACGACAGCGCGACCAGTTGCAGGCGTTGTGGAACACATCGCCATGGCAGGTCTAA
- a CDS encoding LysR family transcriptional regulator, with translation MLKELRTLAAVARLGSVTAAAREIGLTQAAASAQIQRLEESLQLQLFDRVGRHVRLNQSGIEIVSRAEHILHLCAELQDVKKSGALRGNLRLGAIQSMQRQYLPRVIQGLVSSSPDIKTHLELGGSLPLLTAVDQGTLDAAMVVKPFFSIPPELEWIPLLREPFKVICPIADATDDWRHVLRSRPFIRYDSASFGGRVVDRFLQEHHLQPDCHIECQDVDAILEIVACGIGAALIPVKDLSRHRDQLCEIDLGQDRFFREVGMVIPSAPRKRELVQELVRITREHVRSSPHAHPLLDSH, from the coding sequence ATGCTTAAAGAACTGCGAACGCTTGCCGCCGTGGCAAGGCTGGGAAGCGTCACGGCCGCCGCGCGCGAGATTGGGTTGACGCAGGCGGCAGCGAGCGCGCAGATTCAGCGCCTTGAAGAATCTCTTCAGCTTCAATTATTCGATCGAGTCGGGCGTCACGTCCGCCTGAACCAGTCCGGGATCGAGATCGTCTCTCGGGCCGAGCACATCCTTCATCTATGTGCTGAACTTCAGGATGTAAAGAAATCCGGGGCCCTTCGCGGGAATCTGCGCCTGGGTGCCATCCAGAGCATGCAGCGGCAGTATCTGCCCCGGGTCATTCAAGGACTGGTGTCGTCCAGCCCGGATATAAAAACGCATCTTGAGTTGGGCGGCTCTCTGCCCTTGTTGACGGCCGTGGACCAGGGCACCCTGGACGCCGCCATGGTGGTGAAACCGTTCTTCAGCATTCCGCCGGAACTTGAATGGATACCCCTGCTTCGGGAACCCTTCAAAGTCATCTGCCCCATCGCGGATGCCACGGACGACTGGCGGCATGTCCTGCGCAGCCGCCCGTTCATCCGCTATGACAGCGCGTCTTTTGGAGGACGGGTGGTGGATAGATTCTTGCAGGAGCACCACCTTCAGCCTGACTGCCACATCGAATGCCAGGACGTCGATGCCATTCTGGAAATCGTGGCCTGCGGCATCGGCGCAGCGCTGATCCCCGTGAAGGATCTATCGCGGCATCGGGATCAACTGTGCGAGATAGACCTTGGTCAGGATCGGTTCTTTCGTGAAGTGGGAATGGTCATTCCAAGCGCACCGCGTAAGCGGGAGTTGGTGCAGGAGCTTGTGCGAATCACCAGGGAGCATGTGCGGTCATCGCCTCACGCTCATCCCCTTCTGGACTCCCATTGA
- a CDS encoding tripartite tricarboxylate transporter substrate binding protein, with product MKTVIACALMAFAAVAHAAYPEQPITVVVPFPAGAGTDLTARTIAMCMETKIPNARFIVLNKPGAAGDIAMGYLAHAQNDGYTIGIVNTPGVVSLPIERKRNYSIDSFDFIANLVEDPGTISVRSDSPIKTVSDLIAASKEHPDSITVGTQGVGSAGHISTLLLEQAAGIKVMPVPFQGASPASVALLGKVIDSSMANLGEAMTFAKGNPWRIVGVMSDQRSPDAPDIPTFKESGFNVISGSMRGLAAPRGIPAAAMTTLADAVDKCNQDPAYLQKAKSTFQPLRYIKHDEYVKALKDLDGQLRKLWAAQPWTV from the coding sequence ATGAAAACAGTGATCGCGTGCGCCTTGATGGCGTTTGCCGCGGTAGCTCACGCGGCGTATCCGGAGCAGCCAATCACCGTAGTCGTGCCTTTTCCGGCGGGAGCGGGTACGGACCTCACGGCCAGGACGATAGCAATGTGCATGGAGACGAAAATCCCGAACGCACGTTTCATTGTCTTGAACAAGCCCGGGGCCGCTGGCGATATCGCCATGGGTTATCTGGCCCATGCCCAGAACGACGGCTACACGATCGGCATCGTGAATACCCCTGGTGTCGTCAGCCTGCCCATCGAACGAAAACGGAACTACTCGATCGACAGCTTCGATTTCATCGCCAATCTTGTTGAGGACCCCGGCACCATTAGCGTGCGTTCGGACAGCCCGATCAAAACCGTCAGCGACCTCATCGCCGCATCGAAAGAGCACCCGGACAGCATCACGGTAGGAACCCAGGGGGTGGGCTCCGCGGGACATATCTCTACCCTGCTTTTGGAGCAGGCCGCGGGTATCAAGGTCATGCCCGTGCCATTTCAAGGGGCATCGCCGGCAAGCGTCGCCTTGCTCGGCAAGGTGATCGACAGCAGCATGGCCAACCTGGGCGAGGCCATGACCTTTGCCAAGGGCAACCCATGGCGCATCGTCGGCGTCATGAGCGATCAGCGCTCTCCGGATGCTCCGGACATTCCGACGTTCAAGGAATCCGGTTTCAACGTCATCTCCGGCAGCATGCGCGGGCTCGCCGCGCCGCGCGGTATTCCGGCGGCCGCCATGACGACATTGGCCGATGCCGTGGATAAGTGCAATCAGGATCCCGCCTACCTGCAGAAAGCAAAGTCAACGTTTCAGCCCCTTCGCTATATCAAGCACGACGAGTATGTGAAGGCCTTGAAAGATTTGGACGGGCAGCTCAGGAAGCTCTGGGCAGCCCAGCCTTGGACCGTCTAA
- a CDS encoding LysR family transcriptional regulator — protein sequence MPNNFKLRQLQGFVAAAELGSFALAAAQTSMTPPAFSQLIKELESNLGVALFDRTTRRLHLTAAGEQLLLSVRRPLQDLDHASADMRALVEGSRGRIAFSILHSLAFGIGTRTLAALQQSHPSIAVQMIEDQNDVLIERIVNREVDFGLGMFTHAVSELAFEPLFVDELVAVLREDHPLARKTVVEWGELAEHPLILLPQKSSVRRLAEASLLLTGLPRKAGHEVVSMVTAINMASAGLGITILPKLSLPWLKVDHMAHRSIGEPRPHRQIGIIRRTSPSIPAAEETVLNQMRRQALTTSDVLREA from the coding sequence ATGCCTAATAATTTCAAGTTGCGGCAACTCCAGGGTTTCGTCGCGGCGGCGGAACTGGGATCGTTTGCGCTGGCTGCGGCCCAAACCTCGATGACGCCGCCCGCTTTCTCTCAGCTGATCAAAGAGCTGGAGTCCAATCTTGGTGTGGCGCTGTTCGACAGGACCACCCGGCGCCTGCACCTGACGGCCGCCGGTGAGCAGCTTCTCTTGAGTGTTCGGCGACCGTTGCAGGATCTGGATCATGCAAGTGCTGATATGCGCGCGCTTGTTGAGGGAAGTCGCGGGCGCATCGCCTTTTCCATTCTTCACTCTTTGGCGTTCGGGATAGGCACGCGCACCTTGGCTGCGTTACAGCAGTCGCATCCAAGCATTGCTGTTCAGATGATCGAGGACCAGAACGATGTCTTGATTGAGCGGATCGTGAACCGGGAGGTCGATTTTGGCCTGGGCATGTTCACGCATGCGGTGAGCGAACTCGCCTTCGAGCCGCTTTTCGTGGACGAACTGGTGGCGGTTCTCAGGGAGGATCACCCCCTGGCACGAAAGACGGTTGTGGAGTGGGGCGAACTGGCGGAACATCCCCTTATCCTGCTTCCGCAGAAATCCAGCGTCAGGCGATTGGCTGAAGCATCCTTGCTGCTTACTGGATTGCCGCGCAAGGCGGGGCATGAGGTCGTCAGTATGGTGACGGCCATCAATATGGCATCGGCTGGTCTTGGTATCACCATCCTGCCTAAGTTATCGTTGCCGTGGCTGAAGGTAGACCATATGGCGCATCGCTCGATCGGCGAGCCCAGGCCTCACCGTCAAATCGGCATCATTCGTAGAACCAGCCCCTCGATTCCCGCCGCCGAAGAGACCGTGCTCAATCAAATGCGGCGGCAGGCGCTCACGACGTCGGACGTATTGCGAGAAGCGTGA
- a CDS encoding SDR family NAD(P)-dependent oxidoreductase, giving the protein MDLGIKGKAALVFGGSRGLGRACARQLAMEGVKVTLAARTAATLASAAAEIGHETGQVVSWVSADMTTEDGRKAALEACPAPDILINNADGPLPGDFRDWQREDWLDALDAMMLGPIDMIRQTIDGMEKRGFGRIVNIVSRSVKAPHAELGLSNAARSGLVGFVAGLARQTVRHNVTINNLLPGAFATDAQARHIRGMVEQTGRSFEVLWDERGRANPAGRYGQAEELGALCAFVCSAHAGYMTGQNILMDGGGYPGTF; this is encoded by the coding sequence ATGGATCTGGGCATCAAAGGAAAAGCGGCGCTCGTCTTCGGAGGCAGCCGGGGCTTGGGCCGCGCCTGTGCCCGCCAGCTTGCCATGGAAGGCGTAAAAGTAACGCTGGCCGCCAGGACAGCCGCCACGCTGGCAAGCGCCGCAGCGGAGATAGGCCATGAAACCGGCCAGGTCGTGTCCTGGGTATCGGCCGACATGACGACGGAGGATGGCCGCAAGGCCGCGCTTGAAGCCTGCCCGGCGCCCGACATCCTGATCAACAATGCCGATGGTCCCCTGCCGGGTGATTTCCGCGATTGGCAGCGTGAGGATTGGCTGGACGCCCTGGATGCGATGATGCTGGGCCCGATAGACATGATCCGCCAAACAATAGATGGCATGGAGAAACGTGGATTCGGCCGCATCGTCAATATCGTTTCGCGCAGCGTCAAGGCACCGCATGCCGAACTGGGTTTGTCCAATGCCGCCCGCAGCGGCCTGGTTGGGTTCGTCGCGGGGCTGGCGCGGCAGACGGTGCGGCACAACGTCACGATCAACAATTTATTGCCGGGCGCTTTCGCCACCGATGCGCAAGCGCGCCACATCCGCGGCATGGTGGAACAGACTGGGAGGTCTTTCGAAGTCCTCTGGGACGAGCGTGGCCGCGCCAATCCCGCCGGCCGCTACGGCCAGGCCGAAGAACTTGGCGCGCTATGCGCCTTTGTATGTTCCGCGCATGCCGGGTATATGACGGGACAGAACATATTGATGGACGGCGGTGGGTACCCGGGGACGTTTTGA
- a CDS encoding creatininase family protein encodes MRTDLHTYDDISAYLSERDTVLIPVGAVEQYGAHLATGTELRICEEIATEVGERAGLAVTPIVPVNYSAMFLDYAGTLSVEMETVERYLKEMCDALAGQGFRHFFFINIHAGSLGPIESVCRHLRRKYGAVGGLIDVFSIMRDVSAGQFVTKSAPSGHASEMVTSVALAKFPHLVFMDRAKAAGPLRAFTDGVNTVSSGKVTLGKSSFSVFSDISDYAEIGTQGDPTHATAELGQEIWERTVTYMAEAASRFSTMSFAKAEA; translated from the coding sequence ATGAGAACAGACCTTCATACCTACGACGATATCAGCGCCTATCTGTCCGAGCGTGACACCGTGCTGATACCCGTGGGTGCGGTGGAACAGTATGGGGCGCATCTGGCGACCGGCACGGAATTGCGCATCTGCGAAGAGATTGCCACGGAGGTCGGCGAGCGTGCCGGGCTGGCAGTGACGCCTATCGTGCCGGTGAACTACTCGGCCATGTTCCTTGATTACGCCGGCACGCTGTCCGTCGAGATGGAAACGGTGGAGCGCTACCTCAAAGAGATGTGCGACGCCCTGGCCGGGCAAGGCTTCCGGCATTTCTTCTTTATCAACATCCACGCCGGTTCCTTGGGCCCGATAGAAAGCGTGTGCCGCCACCTGCGGCGTAAGTACGGCGCCGTCGGTGGCCTCATCGATGTTTTCTCGATCATGCGTGACGTTTCCGCAGGCCAGTTCGTCACGAAGAGCGCGCCCAGCGGGCATGCTTCGGAAATGGTCACGTCAGTCGCATTGGCCAAATTCCCGCACCTGGTATTCATGGATCGGGCCAAGGCAGCGGGTCCTCTTCGGGCATTTACCGACGGGGTGAACACCGTGTCCAGCGGCAAGGTGACGCTAGGGAAGTCCAGTTTCTCTGTGTTCAGCGACATCAGCGACTACGCGGAAATCGGCACGCAAGGTGACCCGACGCACGCAACGGCCGAACTTGGCCAGGAGATCTGGGAGCGCACCGTCACGTACATGGCTGAAGCCGCATCCCGATTCAGCACGATGTCGTTTGCAAAGGCGGAGGCGTGA